TAACTGGCATTGAGCCGATTGTCTTAGATCGCGATCGCGATGGCATCGAGCAAATCACGGAAGTTCTGCAGGCAAAAGCTTCCGAGGATGTACCAACTCGCTACCAAGCCATCCACCTGGTTTCCCACGGTTCTCCCGGTTGTTTGTACTTAGGGAACAGTCGGTTAAGCTTGGAAACATTACCGAAATACTACCAGCAACTGCAACAATGGCGTCAGGTTCTAGCGGAAAATGCCGAGTTGTTGGTTTATGGGTGTCAGGTAGCTGCCACTCCAGCAGGAAATTGGTTTATTCAGCTTTTAGAACAACTTTCCGGGATGCAAGTGGCTGCTTCTGCCAAGCCAGTTGGGAATACAGATACCGGCAAAAACTGGGAACTAGAATTTGGTACTGGGAAAATTTCTACTTCTATAGCTTTTTCAAGAGATATTCAGGAAACTTATACTGGTAGCCTCGTTTCTGTTGATATAACCAGTGATGAGTACGATACTTCTAATAGTGATACATCTTTACGAGAAGCTATTGTAACCTCCCCTGATGGAAGCACGATTAATCTTGGAGCATACAACTACGAACTTACGATTACTGGAAACGAGAATGATGGAGAAAAAGGCGATTTAGATATCAATGGTAAAGAATTAACGATAATTGGAGATTCTGCTAACACAACTACGATCGATGCAAGCGGATTGGGCGATCGCGTCTTTCATGTACTAAATGGAGGAACTTTAACTTTAGAAAATGTAAAAGTTACTGGAGGCAATGTAAGTGGTGGTGATGATGGAGGTGGCATATTTAACTACGATAGTACAGTCACTATCAAAAATAGTACGGTAACCAGAAATACTGCCGATGGCGATTATAGCGATGGTGGAGGGATTGCCAATAAGCAAGGTACTCTTAATATTTACAATAGTACTATTTCTAATAATTATGCAAGCGATACAGATGATGCGAATGATGCGATATCAACTGGAGGAGGAATCAACAATTATGATGGTACGGTAACTATCGTTAACAGTACTATTTCTAATAATACTGCTTTTTCAGACACAAATGGAAATGAAGAAGGTGTAGGAGGTGGCTTATATGTCGAACAGAAGGATGGCGATCCGGTTCTAAAACTTACACACGTTACTATCGCTGGGAATAGTACCTATGAGTCTGGTGGTGGCGTTTATATCAAAAATAAACTTAAGAATAGTGGTAACCCCACCGATCTTACCATTACCAATTCAATTATAGCTGATAATTCTATAGATTCTGGTTCCGGATATGCTGACTTTGATGAAGATGGCCAAAGCACAATAACTATCGAAGGAAAAAATATTATTGAAAGCTACGACATTCCATCTCCACAAGGAAGTGGAACTATTGACAGTAGCGATCCAAGTTTAGGAAATCTTACAGATAATGGCGGTTCAACAAAAACTCATCTATTACCAGCTAATAGCATAGCTGTTAATGCAGGAGAGGACAGTGCAAT
This window of the Geitlerinema sp. PCC 9228 genome carries:
- a CDS encoding DUF4347 domain-containing protein; this translates as MEFTAVITDQATEIPRSQGLFSKREIAFIDSGVEDYQYLAAGVITGIEPIVLDRDRDGIEQITEVLQAKASEDVPTRYQAIHLVSHGSPGCLYLGNSRLSLETLPKYYQQLQQWRQVLAENAELLVYGCQVAATPAGNWFIQLLEQLSGMQVAASAKPVGNTDTGKNWELEFGTGKISTSIAFSRDIQETYTGSLVSVDITSDEYDTSNSDTSLREAIVTSPDGSTINLGAYNYELTITGNENDGEKGDLDINGKELTIIGDSANTTTIDASGLGDRVFHVLNGGTLTLENVKVTGGNVSGGDDGGGIFNYDSTVTIKNSTVTRNTADGDYSDGGGIANKQGTLNIYNSTISNNYASDTDDANDAISTGGGINNYDGTVTIVNSTISNNTAFSDTNGNEEGVGGGLYVEQKDGDPVLKLTHVTIAGNSTYESGGGVYIKNKLKNSGNPTDLTITNSIIADNSIDSGSGYADFDEDGQSTITIEGKNIIESYDIPSPQGSGTIDSSDPSLGNLTDNGGSTKTHLLPANSIAVNAGEDSAIPEDNADLNDNSDTSETLPLDQRGETRKVGTVDIGAVENQKPTTPTDSDSSYNQIAENASNGTSVGITASSSDPDISDTVTYSLSD